In Ruania zhangjianzhongii, the following proteins share a genomic window:
- a CDS encoding FAD-binding oxidoreductase, which produces MTETTTRTDIVTTLRTSLTCPVHGPQDPDWETVRRGWNLYVDQQPDAIVEPATVADVQQAVRLAASLDVPVTAQSNGHGATEAMSGTVMIRAHRLRDLTIDSENRRARVGAGVKWTHLVQALAGSGLTGTPGSTDDLTVVGYHLGGGLPWFGRAYGPAARWVRAWQVVRADGSLAEVSAQSDPELFWALGGGGGGLGIVTAVEIELLPAPQLTGGQLMWPAERAAEVLHAFAEATTTAPPELTLWLWLITFPPTEPFPPELHGRSMMNLNVTHLGDPAAAERLLAPLRAVPGLEVDTVAPLPISELSTVANEPTEPLPVMDWSHFVADLDPDFQRGLLEVNTPSQDTAMIACIRHLGGALRDDSPTAVEPITEGYLLFGFALAATPADEQRIHAHWRVLEDRLGAHLSERTHLNMLGPDPDLARALTPETRQRLRQIKAAEDPHGVFRSHRPILA; this is translated from the coding sequence ATGACTGAGACGACCACCCGCACCGATATCGTCACCACGCTACGCACCTCGCTCACCTGCCCGGTGCACGGCCCGCAGGATCCGGACTGGGAAACAGTCCGCCGCGGCTGGAACCTGTACGTCGACCAGCAACCGGACGCGATCGTCGAACCGGCGACTGTGGCCGACGTGCAGCAAGCGGTGCGCCTGGCCGCATCGTTGGACGTGCCGGTAACGGCACAGAGCAACGGCCACGGCGCCACCGAGGCGATGAGCGGCACGGTGATGATCCGCGCGCACCGGCTGCGCGACCTGACCATCGACAGCGAGAACCGACGCGCGCGCGTCGGAGCCGGGGTGAAGTGGACGCACCTGGTCCAGGCGCTGGCCGGATCCGGGCTCACCGGCACCCCGGGAAGCACTGACGATCTCACCGTGGTGGGCTATCACCTCGGTGGCGGGCTGCCCTGGTTCGGCCGCGCCTACGGCCCCGCCGCCCGGTGGGTGCGGGCCTGGCAGGTGGTTCGTGCCGACGGGTCGCTGGCCGAGGTGAGCGCGCAGAGCGACCCGGAGCTGTTCTGGGCCCTCGGCGGCGGAGGCGGCGGGCTGGGCATCGTCACCGCCGTGGAGATCGAGCTGCTGCCTGCGCCGCAGCTCACCGGCGGCCAGCTGATGTGGCCGGCCGAGCGTGCTGCCGAAGTGCTGCACGCGTTCGCCGAGGCGACCACCACCGCTCCCCCGGAGCTGACCCTGTGGCTCTGGCTGATCACCTTCCCACCCACCGAGCCGTTCCCGCCGGAGCTGCACGGCCGCTCGATGATGAACCTGAACGTCACCCACCTGGGCGATCCGGCCGCCGCCGAACGCCTGCTCGCCCCGCTGCGGGCCGTGCCCGGTCTGGAGGTGGACACGGTCGCGCCGTTGCCGATCAGCGAACTGTCCACAGTGGCGAACGAACCCACCGAACCGCTGCCGGTGATGGACTGGTCCCACTTCGTGGCCGATCTGGACCCGGACTTCCAACGCGGTCTGCTCGAGGTGAACACCCCGAGCCAGGACACGGCGATGATCGCCTGCATCCGCCACCTCGGTGGTGCGTTGCGGGACGACTCGCCCACCGCCGTCGAGCCGATCACCGAGGGATACCTGCTGTTCGGATTTGCTCTGGCCGCCACCCCCGCCGACGAGCAGCGTATCCACGCGCACTGGCGTGTCCTGGAGGACCGGCTGGGTGCGCACCTGAGCGAACGCACCCACCTGAACATGCTCGGCCCGGACCCGGATCTGGCCCGCGCGCTCACCCCGGAAACGCGGCAGCGCTTGCGCCAGATCAAGGCCGCCGAGGATCCGCACGGGGTGTTCCGCAGCCACCGGCCGATCCTGGCGTGA
- a CDS encoding PAC2 family protein, with product MVIAAFEGWNDAGSSASSAVEQIATEWDAREVKSLDVDTFHDFQVNRPVISTDTDGNRTLSWPATTVSVTASPNRGRRVVLVQGVEPSMRWREYCRQVLDVVEELGASTLVCVGALLADVPHTRPIPVQTSSDDPRVQALLDVEASEYEGPTGITGVLTHLASERGLHALNVWAAVPHYVAQPPSPKATLALLTALEELLGEPVPMGELSEDAKAWQDGVDELANEDPEVAEYVRQLEQAKDTVELPEASGDAIAREFEKYLRRRDSGH from the coding sequence ATGGTGATCGCCGCGTTCGAGGGCTGGAACGATGCCGGTTCCTCGGCGAGCTCCGCAGTGGAGCAGATCGCCACCGAGTGGGATGCCCGCGAGGTGAAGAGCCTGGACGTGGACACGTTCCACGACTTCCAGGTGAACCGGCCGGTGATCTCCACCGACACCGACGGCAATCGGACCCTCAGCTGGCCGGCGACCACGGTCTCGGTGACCGCCTCACCGAATCGCGGCCGCCGGGTGGTGCTGGTGCAGGGGGTGGAGCCGTCGATGCGCTGGCGAGAGTACTGCCGGCAGGTGCTGGACGTCGTGGAGGAGCTCGGTGCCTCCACGCTGGTGTGCGTGGGGGCACTGCTCGCCGACGTTCCGCACACCCGGCCCATCCCGGTGCAGACCAGCAGTGACGATCCCCGGGTGCAGGCCCTGCTGGACGTGGAGGCCAGCGAGTACGAGGGGCCGACAGGGATCACCGGGGTACTCACCCACCTGGCCTCCGAACGCGGCCTGCATGCACTGAACGTGTGGGCGGCGGTGCCGCACTACGTCGCCCAGCCGCCCTCGCCGAAGGCTACGCTGGCGCTGCTCACGGCGCTGGAGGAACTGCTCGGTGAGCCGGTCCCGATGGGTGAGCTGTCCGAGGACGCCAAGGCCTGGCAGGACGGGGTAGACGAGCTGGCGAACGAGGATCCGGAGGTCGCCGAGTACGTCCGGCAGCTGGAGCAGGCCAAGGACACGGTGGAGCTACCCGAGGCCAGTGGGGACGCGATCGCGCGCGAGTTCGAGAAGTACCTGCGCCGCCGCGACTCCGGGCACTGA
- the mshC gene encoding cysteine--1-D-myo-inosityl 2-amino-2-deoxy-alpha-D-glucopyranoside ligase: MHSWPHPHLPVLTETGLRPQLQDTATGRRFDPVVAGAAHLYVCGITPYDSTHLGHAFTYVAFDTLNRVWRDAGLEVRYVQNVTDVDDPLLERAEQTGVDWRELAADQVQLFRTDMQALRVLPPEHYIGVVESTDLVVSAVERLVAAGAAYRVDQDVYADLGADSRFGSVSNLDPETMSRFFAERGGDPEREGKKDPLDPLLWRGRRAGEPWWDGASLGPGRPGWHIECGALAEHYLGLPVTVEGGGADLIFPHHEMGTSHLRFLHPGDEEPIRGYLHTGLVAYQGTKMSKSLGNLVFVSGLLADGVDVRAIRMVLLAHHYSESWEYTDAELDEAGRRLGRWRAAVDATAATGGAHAQETSPPAAAAQTTPGSAVVQEMREALANNLDTAACLEVVDRAAARGPLAAEVITAIDALLGIELT; the protein is encoded by the coding sequence GTGCACTCCTGGCCTCATCCTCATCTCCCTGTCCTGACCGAGACCGGCCTTCGGCCGCAGCTGCAGGACACCGCCACCGGCCGGAGGTTCGATCCAGTCGTCGCTGGCGCTGCTCACCTCTACGTGTGCGGTATCACCCCGTACGACTCCACCCATCTGGGTCACGCGTTCACCTATGTGGCCTTCGACACCCTGAACCGGGTGTGGCGAGACGCCGGGCTGGAGGTGCGCTACGTGCAGAACGTCACCGATGTGGACGATCCGCTCCTGGAGCGGGCCGAGCAGACCGGGGTGGACTGGCGCGAGCTCGCCGCCGACCAGGTGCAGCTGTTCCGCACCGACATGCAGGCGCTGCGGGTCCTCCCGCCGGAGCACTACATCGGCGTGGTCGAGTCGACCGACCTGGTGGTCTCCGCAGTGGAGCGACTGGTCGCCGCCGGCGCCGCCTACCGGGTGGACCAGGATGTCTACGCCGACCTGGGCGCCGACTCCCGCTTCGGGTCGGTCTCGAACCTCGATCCGGAGACGATGTCCCGGTTCTTCGCCGAACGTGGTGGGGACCCCGAGCGCGAGGGGAAGAAGGACCCGCTGGACCCGCTGCTCTGGCGTGGCCGCCGCGCCGGGGAACCGTGGTGGGACGGCGCCAGCCTCGGTCCGGGCCGGCCCGGATGGCACATCGAGTGCGGGGCGCTGGCTGAGCACTACCTCGGGCTCCCGGTCACCGTGGAGGGGGGCGGGGCGGACCTGATCTTCCCGCACCACGAGATGGGCACCAGCCACCTGCGCTTCCTGCACCCGGGTGACGAGGAGCCGATCCGGGGCTACCTGCACACCGGTCTGGTCGCCTACCAGGGCACCAAGATGAGCAAGTCGCTGGGCAACCTGGTGTTCGTCTCCGGCCTGCTCGCCGACGGGGTGGATGTGCGGGCGATCCGCATGGTGCTGCTCGCGCACCACTACAGCGAGTCGTGGGAGTACACCGACGCCGAGCTGGACGAAGCCGGCCGGCGGCTCGGCCGGTGGCGCGCCGCGGTCGATGCCACGGCAGCGACCGGCGGCGCACACGCCCAGGAGACCTCCCCGCCCGCCGCAGCGGCGCAGACCACGCCGGGCTCCGCCGTCGTGCAGGAGATGCGCGAAGCGCTCGCGAATAACCTGGACACCGCCGCATGCCTGGAGGTGGTGGACCGGGCGGCCGCACGTGGGCCGCTCGCCGCCGAGGTGATCACCGCTATCGACGCCCTGCTCGGGATCGAGCTGACCTGA
- a CDS encoding undecaprenyl-diphosphate phosphatase yields MTLWEALILGLVQGLTEFLPISSSAHLRIVGDLMSSDPGAAFTAITQIGTEAAVVLYFRRDIARIISHWAKSLPIGPWKKQMPTSDPDARMGWFVIFGSIPIVVLGLLFQDQIENALRNLYLTALLLAVFGVILGIADVRGTKTRTLTQLTWKHAWFYGFAQSLALVPGVSRSGGTITAGLLMGYTREAAARYSFLLAIPAVLGSGFYQLVKSGGTAGQVGFVPTLLATVVAFVVGYVVIIAFLKIVSTYSYKPFVYYRIGLAVVVVILLLAGALSVMPPPAG; encoded by the coding sequence GTGACGTTGTGGGAAGCCCTCATCCTGGGCCTGGTACAGGGGTTGACCGAGTTCCTCCCCATCTCCTCGAGCGCGCACCTGCGCATCGTCGGCGACCTGATGAGTTCCGACCCCGGTGCCGCGTTCACCGCGATCACGCAGATCGGCACCGAAGCGGCCGTGGTGCTCTACTTCCGGCGAGATATCGCCCGGATCATCTCCCACTGGGCGAAATCGTTGCCGATCGGGCCGTGGAAGAAGCAGATGCCGACCTCCGACCCGGACGCCCGGATGGGCTGGTTCGTGATCTTCGGCTCCATCCCGATCGTGGTGCTCGGACTACTCTTCCAGGACCAGATCGAGAACGCGCTGCGCAACCTGTACCTGACCGCACTGCTACTCGCCGTGTTCGGCGTGATCCTCGGCATCGCGGACGTGCGCGGCACCAAGACCCGGACCCTGACCCAGCTGACCTGGAAGCACGCCTGGTTCTACGGCTTCGCCCAGTCCCTCGCCCTGGTTCCGGGCGTCTCCCGCTCCGGCGGCACCATCACCGCCGGTCTGCTGATGGGTTACACCCGCGAGGCCGCCGCCCGGTACTCCTTCCTGCTGGCGATCCCGGCGGTGCTTGGCTCCGGGTTCTACCAGCTGGTGAAGAGCGGCGGTACCGCCGGGCAGGTGGGCTTCGTGCCGACTCTGCTGGCCACAGTGGTCGCCTTCGTCGTCGGCTATGTGGTGATCATCGCTTTCCTGAAAATCGTCTCCACCTACTCCTACAAGCCGTTCGTGTACTACCGGATCGGTCTGGCAGTGGTGGTGGTGATCCTGCTGCTCGCCGGGGCGCTGAGCGTGATGCCCCCTCCGGCCGGTTAG
- a CDS encoding aldo/keto reductase, translating into MDSRRVGDSGLRVSSVGLGTMTWGRDTDAGDAADQLREFLDAGGTLLDTAATYSDGAAEEVIGELLVDQVHRQDVVLCSKAGVRDGRVDASRGALLDALDASLSRLGTDHLDLWLVQAPDPRTPLAETLWTMQHAVATGRTRYVGLANHPAWQLAHAATVLAGGAGPSLAAAQMEYSLLQRGIEREVQPAAEALGVGVLAWSALGRGVLTGKYRRAVPADSRAASPHLRGFVEPYLNDRARSVVEAVATAADGLGRAPVEVALAWTRDAPGVASAIIGARSPAQLRGALAADDLELPDQIRTVLDEVTEPEFGYPERR; encoded by the coding sequence ATGGATTCACGGCGTGTGGGCGACAGCGGTCTTCGCGTGTCGTCGGTGGGGCTGGGCACGATGACCTGGGGCCGCGATACCGACGCCGGTGACGCGGCCGACCAGCTCCGCGAGTTCCTGGACGCCGGGGGCACGCTGCTGGACACCGCCGCCACCTACTCCGACGGCGCGGCCGAAGAGGTGATCGGCGAGCTGCTGGTCGATCAGGTGCACCGCCAGGACGTGGTGCTGTGCTCGAAGGCGGGCGTACGGGACGGCCGGGTGGATGCCTCCCGCGGGGCGCTGCTCGATGCGCTGGACGCCTCCCTGTCGCGGCTCGGTACCGATCACCTGGATCTGTGGCTGGTGCAGGCGCCCGACCCGCGCACCCCGCTGGCGGAGACCCTCTGGACGATGCAGCACGCCGTCGCGACCGGCCGCACCCGGTACGTGGGGCTGGCCAACCACCCGGCGTGGCAGCTCGCGCATGCCGCTACGGTGCTCGCCGGCGGCGCCGGGCCGTCTCTGGCGGCCGCCCAGATGGAGTACTCGTTGTTGCAGCGAGGTATCGAGCGGGAGGTCCAGCCCGCTGCGGAGGCGCTCGGCGTCGGCGTGCTGGCATGGTCGGCGCTGGGTCGCGGGGTGCTCACCGGGAAGTATCGCCGTGCGGTGCCGGCCGACTCCCGGGCCGCATCGCCGCACCTGCGCGGGTTCGTGGAGCCGTATCTGAACGACCGGGCGCGCTCGGTGGTGGAGGCGGTGGCCACTGCGGCCGATGGGTTGGGCCGGGCACCGGTGGAGGTGGCGCTGGCCTGGACCCGGGATGCACCAGGCGTGGCCAGTGCGATCATCGGTGCCCGCAGCCCCGCGCAGCTGCGCGGGGCGCTGGCGGCAGACGACCTGGAGCTGCCGGACCAGATCCGCACCGTGCTGGACGAGGTCACCGAGCCCGAGTTCGGCTACCCCGAACGTCGCTGA
- a CDS encoding DNA primase, with amino-acid sequence MATDPRAALDRLIEAFEQHLEAVESVQDDEAPVVLATADGLAEAFENYDEAVYEEYGVDTPLVVYDGDDEGDEDFDFDDLDDDALEDDNLESDTPTDEGEARL; translated from the coding sequence ATGGCTACCGACCCGCGTGCCGCGCTGGACCGATTGATCGAGGCCTTCGAGCAGCACCTGGAGGCGGTCGAGTCCGTCCAGGATGACGAAGCCCCGGTCGTACTGGCCACAGCCGACGGTCTCGCCGAGGCGTTCGAGAACTATGACGAGGCCGTCTACGAGGAGTACGGCGTGGACACGCCCCTGGTGGTCTACGACGGCGATGACGAGGGCGACGAGGACTTCGACTTCGACGACCTGGACGACGATGCCCTCGAGGACGACAACCTCGAGTCCGACACCCCCACGGACGAGGGCGAAGCGCGCCTCTGA
- a CDS encoding DUF5703 family protein, protein MPSSTAPVAASQAAYEFRVLTLPATTARNELRQLLTDEAEYGRWELARHRIYLGGARKVWLRRKIIRVRSTL, encoded by the coding sequence ATGCCGTCTTCCACCGCACCGGTAGCCGCCTCCCAGGCAGCGTACGAGTTCCGAGTGCTGACCCTTCCGGCGACCACCGCGCGCAACGAACTCCGACAGCTCCTCACCGACGAGGCCGAGTACGGCCGGTGGGAGTTGGCGCGGCACCGGATCTACCTGGGTGGCGCCCGCAAGGTGTGGCTGCGCCGCAAGATCATCCGCGTGCGCAGCACGCTCTGA
- a CDS encoding M20/M25/M40 family metallo-hydrolase encodes MTDENRTPTAAELDAVAICRNLIRIDSSNYGDGSGPGERAAAEYVMELLTEVGYDPTYFESADRRASVVLRIPGADPDRDALVVHGHLDVVPAQASEWKMDPFGGEEMDGMIWGRGAVDMKDMDAMILAVVRDMKRTGWQPPRDLVIAFFADEEHGGTYGAGYAVEKKPELFEGATEAISEVGGYSVEVNGRRAYLLQTAEKGIAWLRLIADGTAGHGSQISSDNAVTHLAEAVARIGRHAWPLSLSPTVRALLDGVAELTGTGYDAGDRASIEALAGSIGSASKFVSATLAANSNPTQLDAGYKANVVPSVAEAVVDVRFLPGEEEQTVNMIRELAGPGIRLEDVQRNIALEVPFGGELVDRMVAALDAEDPGAVVLPYMLSGGTDNKSLARLGITGYGFAPLQLPPDLDFAGMFHGVDERVPVASVQFGVRVLEKFLRSC; translated from the coding sequence ATGACCGACGAGAACCGCACACCCACCGCCGCCGAGCTCGATGCAGTAGCGATCTGCCGGAACCTCATCCGGATCGACTCCTCCAACTACGGCGACGGGTCGGGACCGGGGGAGCGGGCTGCCGCCGAGTACGTGATGGAGCTGCTCACCGAGGTCGGCTACGACCCGACCTACTTCGAGTCGGCCGACCGGCGCGCCAGCGTGGTGCTGCGCATCCCGGGAGCCGATCCGGACCGGGACGCACTGGTGGTGCACGGGCACCTGGACGTAGTCCCCGCTCAGGCCTCCGAGTGGAAGATGGACCCGTTCGGCGGCGAAGAGATGGACGGCATGATCTGGGGCCGGGGCGCCGTGGACATGAAGGACATGGACGCGATGATCCTCGCCGTGGTCCGGGACATGAAGCGCACCGGCTGGCAGCCGCCACGGGACCTGGTGATCGCGTTCTTCGCCGACGAGGAGCACGGCGGTACCTACGGCGCCGGATACGCCGTGGAGAAGAAGCCCGAGCTGTTCGAGGGGGCGACCGAGGCGATCAGCGAGGTGGGCGGGTACTCGGTGGAGGTGAACGGCCGCCGTGCCTATCTGCTGCAGACCGCGGAGAAGGGCATCGCGTGGTTGCGCCTGATCGCCGACGGCACTGCTGGGCACGGGTCGCAGATCAGTTCCGACAACGCCGTCACCCACCTGGCCGAGGCGGTCGCCAGGATCGGCCGGCACGCCTGGCCGCTGAGCCTCTCACCGACTGTGCGGGCCCTGCTCGACGGGGTCGCCGAGCTCACCGGCACCGGGTACGACGCCGGCGACCGGGCCTCGATCGAGGCACTGGCCGGCTCGATCGGCTCGGCGAGCAAGTTCGTCAGCGCCACCCTGGCCGCGAACTCCAACCCCACCCAGCTGGACGCCGGGTACAAGGCGAACGTGGTGCCGTCGGTGGCCGAGGCCGTGGTGGACGTCCGGTTCCTGCCCGGTGAGGAAGAGCAGACCGTGAACATGATCCGCGAGCTGGCCGGGCCCGGGATCCGGCTGGAGGACGTCCAGCGCAACATCGCCCTCGAGGTGCCCTTCGGTGGCGAGCTGGTGGACCGAATGGTGGCGGCACTGGACGCCGAGGACCCGGGTGCTGTGGTGCTGCCGTACATGCTCTCCGGCGGTACCGACAACAAGTCCTTGGCCCGGCTGGGCATCACCGGCTACGGGTTCGCGCCGCTGCAGCTGCCGCCGGACCTGGACTTCGCCGGGATGTTCCACGGCGTGGACGAGCGAGTGCCGGTGGCCTCGGTGCAGTTCGGGGTCCGGGTGCTGGAGAAGTTCCTGCGCAGCTGCTGA
- a CDS encoding M3 family metallopeptidase: MTASSLAAENPFSRAWILPYGLPDFVAVRTEHIRPALDVGLAQQRAEWAAIATDPAAPTVANTLDAVERSGQLLQRVEAVFGTLVSSAGTDELREIESEYAPVLAAHQDAFWLDERLYDRLEEVQASGVDDPETAWVLHRYLTGFIRAGIRLGENEKAILRGLNGEITTLETQFAQQVVAGLESAAVHLTDPELLAGLAEDAVSALAQAATDRGLDGHLVTLDLPTDQAIVSQAADRRLREQVFTASATRGTGVHPHSDTRATLVALAGKRAERAQLLGYAHHGAYVAEDGTAKSTEAINAMLARLAGPAVRNARAEGAELAEALAADEPGAQLAAWDWPYYADRVRRERYAVDDAALRPYLELDRVIHDGVFYAAGRLYGLTFTENKDLAGYAEGVRVWEVFDHDGTGLGLFVGDYYAREGKRGGAWMHNLVDASGLLGHAPVVVNNLNIARPADGQPTLLTWDEVITAFHEFGHALHGLFAECRYPSVSGTNVPRDFVEYPSQVNEMWAWHPEVLASFARHHRTGESLPADTVEKLRTSQAYGQGFGTTEYLAAAMLDQAWHQLTPEQVPTRAEAVTGFESDALAAIGLDYPLVPPRYRSTYFNHIFGGGYDAGYYSYIWSEVLDADTVEWFRQEAAQNDDGGLNRAAGRRFRAALLARGHTRDPLASYRDLRGRDAVIDPLLKRLGLDS, encoded by the coding sequence ATGACCGCCTCTTCACTCGCCGCCGAGAACCCGTTCTCCCGCGCCTGGATCCTGCCGTACGGACTGCCGGACTTCGTGGCTGTCCGCACCGAGCACATCCGCCCGGCGCTTGACGTTGGACTCGCCCAGCAGCGCGCCGAGTGGGCGGCGATCGCCACCGACCCCGCCGCCCCCACCGTGGCGAACACCCTGGATGCGGTGGAGCGCTCCGGACAGCTGCTACAACGGGTCGAAGCCGTGTTCGGCACGCTGGTCAGCTCGGCCGGAACGGACGAGCTCCGGGAGATTGAGTCGGAGTATGCGCCGGTGCTGGCCGCGCACCAGGACGCCTTCTGGCTGGACGAACGCCTCTACGACCGGCTCGAAGAGGTGCAGGCCTCCGGCGTAGACGATCCGGAGACCGCGTGGGTGCTGCACCGGTACCTCACCGGCTTCATCCGCGCCGGGATCCGCCTCGGCGAGAACGAGAAGGCGATCCTGCGCGGGTTGAACGGTGAGATCACCACACTCGAGACCCAGTTTGCCCAGCAGGTGGTGGCTGGGTTGGAGTCGGCTGCTGTGCACCTCACCGACCCCGAGCTGCTCGCCGGACTGGCCGAGGACGCGGTCTCCGCGCTCGCGCAGGCGGCCACCGACCGGGGCCTCGACGGGCACCTGGTCACCCTCGACCTGCCCACCGATCAGGCGATCGTCAGTCAGGCCGCGGACCGGCGGCTGCGCGAGCAGGTGTTCACCGCGTCGGCCACCCGCGGCACCGGGGTGCACCCCCACTCCGACACCCGCGCGACCCTGGTAGCACTGGCCGGCAAGCGTGCCGAGCGGGCCCAGCTGCTGGGATACGCCCATCACGGCGCCTACGTCGCCGAGGACGGGACGGCGAAGAGCACCGAGGCGATCAACGCCATGCTCGCCCGCCTGGCCGGTCCCGCGGTGCGCAATGCCCGTGCCGAGGGTGCCGAGCTGGCCGAGGCACTGGCCGCCGACGAACCGGGGGCGCAGCTGGCCGCCTGGGACTGGCCCTACTATGCCGACCGGGTACGGCGGGAGCGCTACGCCGTCGACGACGCGGCGCTACGCCCCTACCTGGAGCTCGACCGGGTCATCCACGACGGCGTCTTCTACGCCGCCGGCCGGCTCTACGGCCTGACCTTCACCGAGAACAAGGACCTGGCCGGGTATGCCGAGGGAGTGCGGGTCTGGGAGGTCTTCGATCACGACGGCACCGGCCTGGGGCTGTTCGTCGGCGACTACTACGCCCGCGAGGGCAAGCGCGGCGGCGCCTGGATGCACAACCTGGTGGACGCTTCGGGGCTGCTCGGGCACGCGCCGGTGGTGGTGAACAACCTGAACATCGCCCGGCCGGCGGACGGTCAGCCCACTCTGCTCACCTGGGACGAGGTGATCACCGCGTTCCACGAGTTCGGGCATGCCTTGCACGGTCTGTTCGCGGAGTGCCGCTACCCGTCCGTGTCCGGAACCAACGTGCCGCGCGACTTCGTCGAGTACCCCTCGCAGGTGAACGAGATGTGGGCGTGGCACCCGGAGGTGCTCGCCAGCTTCGCCCGGCACCACCGCACCGGCGAGTCGCTACCCGCCGACACCGTGGAGAAGCTGCGCACCTCTCAGGCCTACGGACAAGGCTTCGGTACCACCGAGTACCTCGCGGCGGCGATGCTCGACCAGGCCTGGCACCAGCTCACCCCCGAGCAGGTGCCCACCCGGGCCGAGGCAGTCACCGGCTTCGAGTCCGACGCGCTCGCTGCGATCGGCCTGGACTACCCGCTGGTACCACCGCGGTACCGATCCACCTACTTCAACCACATCTTCGGCGGGGGCTACGACGCCGGCTACTACTCCTACATCTGGAGCGAGGTGCTGGACGCCGATACCGTCGAGTGGTTCCGCCAGGAGGCCGCCCAGAACGACGACGGCGGTCTGAACCGGGCCGCCGGACGCCGGTTCCGTGCCGCCCTGCTCGCCCGCGGGCACACCCGTGACCCGCTCGCCTCGTATCGTGACCTGCGTGGTCGCGACGCCGTGATCGACCCCCTTCTCAAGCGCCTAGGACTGGATTCATGA
- a CDS encoding tRNA (cytidine(34)-2'-O)-methyltransferase, whose product MFHIVFHEPVIPPNTGNAIRMAAVTGATLHLVEPLGFEMSDAKLRRAGLDYHDLAHVRVHPDWPCAVDHLQTHGSGRIYAFTTHTERHFGDISYAEGDALLFGTEPTGLPEDVLADPAITAQVRIPMRPAVRSLNLSNSAAIAVYEAWRQHGYAGGL is encoded by the coding sequence GTGTTCCACATCGTCTTTCACGAGCCGGTCATCCCGCCGAACACCGGAAACGCCATCCGGATGGCCGCGGTGACCGGTGCCACGCTGCACCTGGTCGAACCCCTCGGATTCGAGATGAGCGATGCCAAGCTGCGCCGTGCCGGCCTGGACTACCACGACCTTGCCCACGTGCGGGTCCATCCCGACTGGCCCTGCGCCGTCGACCATCTGCAGACCCACGGCAGTGGGCGGATCTACGCCTTCACCACCCATACCGAGCGCCACTTCGGCGATATCTCCTACGCCGAGGGCGATGCCCTGCTGTTCGGCACCGAACCGACCGGGCTGCCCGAGGACGTGCTGGCCGACCCAGCGATCACCGCACAGGTGCGGATCCCGATGCGACCCGCGGTGCGTTCGCTGAACCTGTCCAACTCGGCAGCGATCGCCGTCTACGAGGCGTGGCGTCAGCACGGCTACGCCGGCGGCCTCTGA
- a CDS encoding nuclear transport factor 2 family protein, which produces MTADGLMVLVNGMALDRDQVVASLDGAPAWDGYQLTEVRRIDLGDHAAALTYRATAHRAGEEPFVALMSSTYRLLDGAPRLALYQQTTATH; this is translated from the coding sequence ATGACCGCCGATGGGCTGATGGTGCTGGTCAACGGGATGGCACTCGACCGCGATCAGGTGGTCGCGAGCTTGGACGGTGCCCCCGCCTGGGACGGCTACCAGCTCACCGAGGTCCGGCGCATCGACCTGGGCGATCACGCTGCCGCCCTGACCTATCGAGCCACAGCGCACCGCGCCGGCGAAGAGCCGTTCGTCGCGCTGATGTCCAGCACCTACCGGCTCCTCGACGGCGCGCCCCGCCTCGCGCTGTACCAACAGACCACCGCGACGCACTGA